One genomic region from Chthonomonas calidirosea T49 encodes:
- a CDS encoding shikimate kinase, giving the protein MRSALAAGNHIMLPEIRSDRRPNLVLIGFMGTGKSTIGRLCARRLDMEFRDSDALIEQRTNLSIPQIFAEKGEPWFRRIERIIIEELASHQGLVIATGGGVPLDPTNVERLRASGLLVLLRAQPDVILERVGPVHKRPLLAQGTDPKERIRTLLAEREAAYRKAAHCVVDTSHCSPEESAEKVVLLYKVTQGG; this is encoded by the coding sequence ATGCGATCCGCGCTCGCGGCTGGCAACCACATCATGCTTCCTGAAATACGCTCCGATCGTCGGCCCAATCTGGTACTTATCGGCTTTATGGGCACGGGAAAAAGCACCATTGGCCGTCTGTGTGCGCGCCGGCTCGACATGGAGTTTCGCGATAGCGACGCCCTCATCGAGCAGCGCACCAATCTCTCCATCCCCCAAATTTTCGCAGAAAAAGGCGAGCCTTGGTTTCGCCGCATCGAACGCATCATCATCGAGGAGCTCGCCTCGCATCAAGGTCTCGTCATCGCTACCGGTGGGGGCGTTCCGCTCGACCCCACAAACGTCGAGCGGCTTCGCGCCTCCGGCCTGCTCGTGCTGTTGAGAGCTCAACCCGATGTCATCCTCGAGCGCGTAGGGCCGGTGCACAAACGCCCTCTCTTAGCGCAAGGGACCGACCCAAAGGAGCGCATTCGCACGCTCCTAGCAGAGCGCGAAGCCGCCTACCGCAAGGCCGCTCACTGTGTGGTGGACACCTCTCATTGCAGCCCAGAAGAGTCGGCAGAGAAGGTCGTTCTGCTCTATAAAGTGACCCAAGGTGGTTAG
- the aroB gene encoding 3-dehydroquinate synthase produces MVRKGDSTIGIRRDVPVHLGDRSYTITIGAELIASGDAADQIAAIAKGARAAIVTHPNLRALYGETLATMLSLRGCETIFCEVEEGETFKHLATVERLYHQFVEAQLDRRCLIIALGGGVIGDTAGFAAATYLRGLRLIQIPTTLLAQVDASIGGKTGVNLPQGKNLVGAFYQPSLVLIDISTLKTLPIRELRAGLAEVLKYGIIYDQAFFEETYQALPQLLSYDVEALTKAVARSCEIKAEVVAQDETEQGLRAILNFGHTLGHALEAATAYERYLHGEAVAIGMVAAALVGEEMGITSHETTRQIISALQQAGLPTRFPSEVPLPEVLEIMHRDKKVINGKTRFILARAIGKVEIVPDVPDAVVQKALERHRAGLFSP; encoded by the coding sequence GTGGTTAGAAAAGGAGACAGCACCATCGGCATACGAAGAGACGTTCCTGTCCATCTCGGCGACCGGAGCTACACCATCACTATAGGCGCCGAACTGATCGCATCGGGCGATGCAGCCGATCAGATCGCGGCCATCGCCAAAGGGGCGCGCGCGGCCATTGTTACCCACCCAAACCTTCGCGCCCTCTACGGTGAAACGCTGGCCACGATGCTAAGCCTGAGGGGTTGTGAAACCATCTTCTGCGAAGTAGAAGAGGGAGAGACCTTCAAACATCTGGCCACCGTGGAAAGGCTCTATCATCAGTTCGTTGAGGCCCAACTCGACCGACGCTGCCTCATCATCGCGCTCGGAGGGGGCGTTATCGGCGACACAGCGGGCTTTGCGGCCGCAACCTACCTGCGCGGTCTACGCCTGATTCAAATTCCCACAACCCTGCTCGCCCAAGTAGATGCCTCTATCGGCGGAAAAACCGGCGTCAACCTGCCGCAAGGCAAAAACCTTGTGGGGGCTTTTTATCAACCATCTCTGGTGCTCATTGACATCTCTACCCTTAAAACCTTGCCGATCCGAGAGCTACGCGCCGGTTTGGCGGAAGTCCTTAAATACGGTATCATTTATGATCAAGCGTTTTTTGAAGAGACCTATCAGGCTCTTCCCCAGCTCTTGAGCTACGATGTCGAGGCGCTTACCAAGGCGGTTGCCCGCTCCTGCGAGATCAAAGCCGAAGTGGTCGCGCAAGACGAAACGGAACAGGGGTTGCGCGCTATTCTCAACTTCGGCCATACTCTTGGGCATGCCCTTGAGGCAGCCACGGCCTACGAACGCTACCTGCACGGCGAGGCGGTAGCCATCGGCATGGTAGCGGCCGCTCTGGTGGGGGAGGAGATGGGAATCACCTCTCACGAAACAACGCGTCAGATCATCTCGGCACTGCAGCAGGCCGGCTTGCCCACCCGATTCCCTTCAGAGGTGCCTCTGCCTGAGGTTCTAGAGATTATGCACCGAGATAAAAAAGTGATCAACGGAAAAACTCGATTCATCCTAGCCCGCGCTATAGGAAAAGTCGAGATCGTTCCCGACGTTCCAGATGCTGTTGTGCAGAAAGCACTGGAACGCCATCGAGCAGGGCTTTTCTCGCCCTAA
- a CDS encoding protein kinase domain-containing protein — MAELSTIQGYELLELIGEGPLFAVYKARDTKTNRVVALKQVVPERATDVRFLQGLQIGLQKAQQLSHPNITALYSIQLQAASPFFVTEFARGTNLKERIHRIAPFTVPVAVDIACTLADALRVAHSLELPHGDLRPQNIIVTPEGAVKIIDFGVAEGIALSPSTQQILLMARAPYHAPELSVTRPGTPAGDIYALGAILYEMLTGAPLYTAETAQAIADLHAFAAIPSPRTVNSSVPRALEGITLKCLQKRPEQRYTSAADLLNDLKEVRDALRFGKPLSWSLADIENLSDAPPRRPTPEPTAVSPAPSSTTAGDETSQPVRPMAMPSSTNRLRAREERLSSCLLAAIGAVSAVIVLLLVAFYAIYHTYWVAPPAIHAPNFVGMNVDDAQKLASQLHIHLLLHGDYMDKPRNIIYKTDLAPGEEIRPDHYVNVWYSKGPTYVNVPNVVGLPRDQAEQKLLSVGLKVGQVIPVYSNTVPQGVVVSQDVSDQKRVLHDTAVDLTVSDGPQPDYAQPAPPSSSTTDNSSTPPPSDTNSSNDQLQTHEFKSTIVLQPTATSGPGPWEVRISYTDATGIPIDVIDEQHYSGDKVPIDFTYQGDHFTLRIYYNDQLVLQHVYYASQAQSDPKGNTP, encoded by the coding sequence GTGGCTGAACTTTCTACCATTCAGGGCTACGAACTGCTGGAGCTTATAGGAGAAGGCCCACTTTTCGCCGTTTATAAAGCGCGCGACACGAAAACGAATCGTGTTGTCGCTTTGAAACAGGTGGTGCCTGAACGCGCCACGGATGTCCGCTTTCTTCAGGGCCTGCAGATCGGCCTTCAAAAAGCACAACAGCTGTCACATCCTAACATCACAGCCCTTTACAGTATTCAGCTGCAAGCCGCAAGCCCATTTTTCGTCACCGAATTTGCGCGCGGAACCAACCTGAAAGAACGCATCCATCGTATCGCACCCTTTACCGTGCCCGTAGCCGTGGACATCGCCTGTACCCTTGCCGATGCCCTGCGCGTAGCACATAGCCTCGAACTGCCCCATGGCGACCTACGCCCCCAAAACATCATCGTAACCCCGGAAGGGGCCGTTAAGATCATAGATTTTGGTGTCGCAGAAGGCATCGCTCTCTCTCCATCCACACAACAGATTCTCCTCATGGCGCGTGCACCTTACCATGCCCCCGAGCTTTCCGTAACGCGCCCTGGCACCCCAGCAGGAGATATCTATGCCCTTGGCGCTATTCTCTACGAGATGCTTACAGGCGCCCCCCTCTATACAGCCGAAACAGCGCAAGCCATCGCCGATCTCCACGCCTTCGCTGCCATCCCCTCCCCGCGCACGGTGAACTCCAGTGTGCCCCGCGCCCTGGAAGGCATCACCCTCAAATGCTTACAGAAACGGCCGGAACAACGCTACACCTCCGCTGCCGATCTGCTCAATGACCTTAAAGAGGTGCGTGATGCCCTGCGCTTCGGTAAGCCGCTCTCTTGGTCGCTTGCCGACATCGAAAACCTCTCCGACGCTCCCCCACGCCGTCCCACACCAGAACCAACAGCCGTATCTCCTGCCCCTTCATCCACCACAGCAGGCGATGAAACTTCTCAGCCCGTGAGGCCTATGGCTATGCCCTCATCTACAAATCGTCTTCGTGCCCGTGAAGAGCGCCTCTCTAGCTGCCTCCTTGCCGCAATTGGCGCTGTATCGGCAGTGATCGTGTTGCTGCTCGTGGCCTTCTACGCGATCTACCATACCTACTGGGTCGCTCCTCCTGCCATTCATGCCCCCAACTTCGTGGGCATGAACGTTGATGATGCGCAAAAACTGGCCTCCCAGCTTCATATCCATCTCCTGCTTCATGGGGATTACATGGATAAGCCACGCAATATCATCTATAAAACCGATCTTGCTCCAGGTGAGGAGATCCGCCCAGACCACTACGTCAACGTCTGGTACAGCAAAGGCCCAACCTATGTCAACGTTCCGAACGTGGTGGGTCTGCCGCGCGATCAGGCGGAACAGAAGCTCCTGAGCGTGGGACTAAAGGTGGGACAGGTGATACCAGTCTATAGCAACACGGTGCCCCAGGGCGTTGTGGTAAGCCAAGATGTTTCCGACCAGAAGCGTGTGCTGCACGACACCGCGGTAGACCTCACGGTGAGCGATGGCCCTCAACCCGACTACGCTCAGCCAGCGCCTCCTTCCAGCAGCACCACCGATAACAGCTCCACGCCGCCCCCGTCAGACACCAACAGCTCTAACGACCAGCTGCAAACCCATGAATTTAAATCCACCATTGTGCTTCAACCAACGGCCACGAGCGGGCCAGGCCCCTGGGAGGTAAGGATATCTTATACAGATGCCACCGGCATTCCTATAGATGTCATTGATGAGCAGCACTACTCCGGTGACAAAGTGCCCATTGACTTCACCTATCAGGGCGATCACTTCACGTTGCGCATCTACTACAACGACCAGCTCGTCCTACAGCATGTCTACTACGCCTCTCAAGCTCAATCCGATCCAAAAGGCAACACACCATGA
- the rpe gene encoding ribulose-phosphate 3-epimerase: MRTIRIAPSLLSANFGRLAQAAKEAEEAGAEYLHFDVMDGRFVPNITMGPAALQALRPVSSAFFDVHLMIVEPERYLEDFRRAGADGITVHVEACTHLQRTLAHIRSLGAKAGVALNPATPPEVLEYVLEDLDLVLVMTVNPGFGGQEFLPTMLPKIEQVHQLVTHVAHPIAIEVDGGIDVHTAPQTVARGANVLVAGTAIYHHPEGVSAGVRALRRSVEGLR, encoded by the coding sequence ATGAGAACGATACGGATTGCGCCATCTCTCCTATCAGCCAACTTTGGGCGGCTCGCTCAGGCCGCTAAAGAGGCCGAGGAGGCCGGCGCGGAATACCTGCATTTCGATGTAATGGACGGCCGCTTTGTGCCCAATATCACCATGGGGCCGGCGGCTCTACAGGCCCTTCGCCCCGTCTCCTCCGCCTTCTTCGATGTCCATCTGATGATCGTAGAACCGGAACGCTACCTCGAAGACTTCCGTCGCGCCGGTGCCGACGGCATCACCGTGCATGTGGAGGCCTGCACACATCTCCAACGCACCCTCGCCCACATACGTAGCTTGGGCGCAAAGGCGGGTGTGGCTCTTAATCCTGCCACACCTCCCGAGGTACTGGAGTACGTTCTGGAAGATCTCGATCTCGTTCTCGTTATGACCGTGAACCCTGGTTTCGGGGGGCAGGAGTTTTTGCCAACCATGCTGCCTAAAATCGAGCAGGTGCATCAGCTTGTGACCCACGTCGCCCACCCGATCGCTATTGAGGTAGATGGGGGCATTGACGTGCATACCGCTCCACAAACGGTTGCACGAGGGGCAAATGTCCTTGTAGCGGGAACCGCCATCTATCATCACCCTGAAGGGGTAAGCGCTGGAGTGCGTGCACTTCGTCGCTCTGTAGAGGGCTTGCGATGA
- the ribD gene encoding bifunctional diaminohydroxyphosphoribosylaminopyrimidine deaminase/5-amino-6-(5-phosphoribosylamino)uracil reductase RibD, translating into MTESERWMRRALRLATKGFTAPNPMVGCVLVRNGEIVGEGYHFVAGMPHAEVNALQQAGERARGATAYVTLEPCCHYGRTPPCTKALIAAGVRHVVVATLDPDPRVRGRGVAELREAGLSVEVGVLEPAARALNRAFFHFHETGLPLITLKVAMTLDGKVATFTGDTRWITGQKARNYVHRLRSQSGAVLAGIGTVLADDPRLDARLPGRPSPRQPLRVIVDSHLRTPPCCAAIRLAQQNPQTYPLLIATTAPQPPKELAGSGVEVVTLPSDSAGRVDLHALTRLLATRQIISVLVEGGPTLHEAFLKAGLANRVLFFIAPKLVGGKSAPTAIEGDGVATLAEAWQLSPFTVRRLAPDIVLEADVLPAQSRQVRGEE; encoded by the coding sequence ATGACGGAATCGGAACGCTGGATGCGCCGTGCACTGCGGCTTGCAACAAAAGGCTTTACTGCCCCTAATCCCATGGTAGGCTGCGTCTTGGTACGTAATGGGGAGATTGTTGGAGAGGGATACCATTTCGTCGCCGGAATGCCCCATGCCGAAGTCAACGCGTTACAACAGGCCGGCGAACGCGCACGCGGCGCAACCGCCTACGTTACCCTTGAGCCCTGTTGCCACTATGGGCGCACTCCCCCCTGTACCAAAGCGCTTATCGCGGCCGGTGTACGCCATGTGGTGGTGGCCACACTCGATCCAGACCCACGTGTAAGAGGGCGTGGCGTTGCGGAGCTCCGTGAGGCAGGCCTCTCCGTGGAGGTCGGTGTGCTGGAACCGGCGGCACGCGCCCTTAATCGCGCTTTCTTCCACTTTCATGAAACCGGTCTGCCTTTGATTACGCTCAAAGTAGCAATGACTCTCGACGGGAAAGTGGCTACCTTCACGGGCGACACACGCTGGATCACGGGACAAAAAGCCAGAAACTATGTGCATCGCCTCCGATCGCAAAGTGGGGCCGTATTGGCCGGCATCGGCACCGTGCTTGCCGACGATCCGCGTCTCGATGCCCGTCTCCCCGGCCGGCCCTCACCGCGCCAGCCGTTGCGCGTCATCGTAGATAGCCATCTGCGCACCCCTCCCTGCTGTGCTGCCATCCGACTTGCTCAACAAAATCCCCAGACCTATCCGCTGCTTATTGCCACCACCGCTCCGCAGCCTCCGAAAGAGCTCGCAGGATCAGGGGTCGAGGTCGTCACCCTGCCCAGCGACTCTGCCGGTCGGGTAGATCTTCACGCGCTCACTCGTCTCCTTGCCACCCGACAGATTATCAGTGTTCTGGTAGAAGGCGGGCCTACTCTCCACGAGGCCTTCCTCAAGGCGGGATTAGCAAATCGCGTGCTCTTCTTCATCGCCCCCAAGCTCGTGGGGGGAAAGAGCGCTCCAACGGCCATAGAGGGCGACGGAGTGGCCACATTGGCGGAGGCCTGGCAACTGAGCCCCTTCA